In one window of Arachis ipaensis cultivar K30076 chromosome B06, Araip1.1, whole genome shotgun sequence DNA:
- the LOC107646765 gene encoding uncharacterized protein LOC107646765, with amino-acid sequence MTKECSALIQKNLPTKKRDPESFRIPCAIGDTMIHRGFCDLGASINLIPLSLMRKLQINELKSTNITLQLADKTQKQALGVVENVLVKVGRYFLLTDFVVLEMKKNSLHPIILGRPFLATTRAPIDVEQGELILRIHDEQLTFHVFKPSHESEQENKDLKDDHKQSL; translated from the coding sequence ATGACTAAAGAGTGCAGTGCCCTTATCCAGAAGAATTTGCCTACAAAGAAGAGGGACCCAGAGAGTTTTCGCATCCCTTGTGCTATAGGGGATACAATGATTCACAGAGGGTTTTGTGATCTTGGAGCGAGCATAAATTTAATACCCCTGTCTCTCATGAGGAAGCTACAAATCAATGAGTTAAAATCCACAAACATAACCCTTCAACTGGCCGACAAAACCCAGAAACAAGCACTAGGAGTtgttgaaaatgtgctggtgaaggtaGGGAGGTACTTTCTCCTTACAGACTTTGTTGTTCTTGAGATGAAAAAAAACtctcttcatccaatcattctggggagaccattcttggccacaaCCAGAGCACCCATAGATGTTGAGCAAGGGGAGTTGAtattgagaatacatgatgaacaactcaccttTCATGTCTTCAAGCCCTCACATGAGTCTGAACAAGAGAACAAAGACCTAAAGGATGATCACAAGCAGAGCCTCTAA